The proteins below are encoded in one region of Vibrio sp. ED004:
- a CDS encoding polysaccharide export protein, which produces MKINKNRLLLALLPALLAGCTTPGTHLSTGNKNVIQPSEEQRESDISDVVNLYPLTAQSVSTYRNESLSVSQANPTLDIDIAKYEYQVGVGDILNITIWDHPELTIPAGSYRSSTEAGNWVHADGTIFYPYIGTVEVAGKTVREVRADIANRLAKYIESPQVDVNVAAFRSKKTYITGEVSKPGQQPITNIPLTLLDAVNRSGGLSEDADWRNVSLTRNGVEENLSLYGLMQRGDLTQNRLLQAGDIVHVPRNDNQKVFVMGEVNDPQLLKIDRVGMSLTEALSNVGGINQLTADATGVFVIRTSDDKSERMADIYQLNMEDASALVIGTEFDLKPYDIVYVTAAPISRWNRVIGQLVPTISGFNDLTEGMLRVRNW; this is translated from the coding sequence ATGAAGATTAATAAAAATCGTCTCCTTTTAGCGCTCCTTCCTGCATTGCTTGCAGGGTGTACTACTCCAGGAACTCACCTTTCTACTGGCAACAAGAATGTGATTCAGCCTTCAGAGGAACAGCGAGAATCTGATATCTCTGATGTGGTTAACCTTTACCCACTGACAGCGCAATCAGTATCGACCTACCGAAATGAATCTTTATCGGTTTCACAAGCTAACCCGACGCTAGATATTGATATTGCAAAGTATGAATACCAGGTGGGTGTCGGTGACATCTTAAACATCACCATTTGGGATCACCCTGAACTGACGATTCCTGCGGGCTCCTACCGCAGTAGCACCGAAGCAGGTAACTGGGTTCATGCAGACGGCACCATATTCTATCCGTATATTGGTACTGTTGAAGTGGCAGGCAAAACGGTACGCGAAGTTCGCGCTGATATTGCAAATCGCTTAGCTAAGTACATCGAAAGCCCTCAAGTTGATGTGAACGTAGCGGCTTTCCGCTCTAAGAAAACTTATATTACTGGTGAGGTGTCTAAACCTGGTCAGCAGCCAATCACTAATATCCCATTAACATTATTGGATGCCGTGAACCGTTCTGGTGGTTTATCTGAAGATGCCGATTGGCGCAATGTTTCATTAACCCGTAACGGCGTGGAAGAGAACCTTTCTCTTTATGGTTTGATGCAGCGTGGTGACTTAACGCAAAACCGTTTACTGCAAGCCGGTGATATTGTTCACGTACCTCGTAACGACAACCAAAAAGTATTCGTGATGGGTGAAGTGAATGACCCACAACTGCTGAAGATCGACCGTGTTGGCATGAGCCTAACCGAAGCACTCAGTAACGTTGGTGGCATTAACCAGCTCACTGCCGATGCAACGGGTGTGTTTGTTATTCGAACTTCAGATGACAAATCAGAACGCATGGCAGATATCTACCAACTGAATATGGAAGATGCGTCAGCGTTAGTGATTGGTACCGAGTTTGATTTAAAACCTTACGACATTGTTTATGTCACCGCTGCACCAATCAGCCGTTGGAACCGTGTTATCGGTCAGCTTGTACCAACCATCTCTGGCTTCAACGACCTAACCGAAGGCATGTTGCGCGTTCGTAATTGGTAA
- the wecB gene encoding UDP-N-acetylglucosamine 2-epimerase (non-hydrolyzing) has translation MTKKKILTVFGTRPEAIKMAPLVHALAADARFEAKCCVTAQHREMLDQVLELFEITPDYDLNLMKAGQTLNEVTARILLELKPVLEEFKPDVVLVHGDTATTFAASLAAYYEQIAVGHVEAGLRTGNIYSPWPEEGNRRLTGALTKYHFAPTPTSQENLLKENFNPEDISVTGNTVIDALLMVKDKIDSDKNLNATLSAQFPFLDENKKLILVTGHRRESFGGGFERICESLAITAKAHPDTQILYPMHLNPNVREPVNRILADIENIHLIEPQQYLPFIYLMSRAHIILTDSGGIQEEAPSLGKPVLVMRDTTERPEAVEAGTVKLVGTDVDMIVDNLNQLLTDESAYQAMSFAHNPYGDGKACQRILNELEN, from the coding sequence ATGACTAAGAAAAAAATCCTTACGGTTTTTGGCACACGTCCAGAAGCTATCAAAATGGCACCTCTTGTTCATGCTCTAGCAGCCGATGCTCGCTTTGAAGCAAAGTGCTGTGTGACTGCTCAGCACCGTGAAATGCTTGACCAAGTCTTAGAGTTATTTGAAATAACGCCAGACTACGATTTGAATCTGATGAAAGCAGGCCAAACACTTAACGAAGTGACTGCCCGTATTTTGTTAGAGCTTAAACCCGTGCTAGAAGAATTCAAACCCGATGTGGTTTTAGTACACGGTGACACGGCAACCACGTTTGCTGCAAGCCTAGCGGCTTACTATGAGCAAATCGCAGTCGGTCATGTTGAAGCAGGTCTTCGTACGGGCAATATTTACTCGCCTTGGCCAGAAGAAGGTAACCGTCGTCTAACTGGCGCGTTAACCAAATATCATTTTGCACCAACGCCAACCTCACAAGAGAACCTTCTAAAAGAAAACTTCAATCCAGAAGACATTAGCGTGACTGGCAACACGGTGATTGATGCCTTGTTAATGGTCAAAGACAAGATCGATTCTGATAAAAATTTGAACGCCACGCTTTCTGCTCAGTTCCCGTTTTTGGATGAAAACAAAAAGCTGATCCTAGTGACGGGCCATCGCCGTGAAAGTTTTGGTGGTGGTTTTGAGCGTATTTGTGAGTCGCTTGCTATTACGGCTAAAGCGCACCCGGACACGCAAATCTTGTACCCAATGCACCTTAATCCAAATGTACGTGAACCCGTGAACCGCATTCTCGCTGACATTGAGAACATTCATCTTATTGAGCCTCAACAATACCTGCCATTTATCTACTTAATGAGCCGCGCACACATCATTTTAACCGACTCGGGAGGCATTCAAGAAGAAGCGCCTTCACTAGGTAAACCTGTGTTGGTGATGCGAGATACAACAGAGCGCCCAGAAGCGGTTGAAGCAGGCACAGTTAAGTTAGTTGGCACCGATGTTGATATGATTGTTGATAATTTAAATCAGCTACTAACCGATGAAAGCGCTTATCAAGCGATGAGTTTTGCTCACAATCCATACGGTGACGGTAAAGCTTGCCAAAGAATCTTGAACGAATTAGAAAATTAA
- a CDS encoding low molecular weight protein-tyrosine-phosphatase, with amino-acid sequence MFNKILVVCVGNICRSPTGERVLQKLLPNKEVASAGIAAEKSRLIGKPADETAILIAAENSVDVENHQSQQVTPQLCAQYDLILVMEKGHLEALTQISPEARGKTMLFGQWIGQKDIPDPYRQSREAFEHAYQLIDEAAQAWARKL; translated from the coding sequence ATGTTTAATAAAATTTTGGTGGTGTGCGTAGGCAATATTTGTCGCTCACCGACTGGGGAACGTGTTCTTCAAAAGCTGCTTCCTAACAAAGAAGTGGCCTCTGCTGGCATCGCTGCTGAAAAAAGTCGTTTAATCGGTAAGCCTGCAGATGAAACAGCGATTTTGATTGCAGCTGAAAATAGTGTCGATGTTGAAAATCATCAATCTCAACAAGTCACACCGCAGCTTTGTGCTCAGTATGATTTGATATTGGTGATGGAGAAGGGCCATTTAGAAGCGCTGACTCAAATTTCACCGGAAGCGCGTGGAAAAACCATGCTATTTGGCCAGTGGATTGGTCAAAAAGATATTCCCGATCCGTATCGTCAAAGCCGCGAAGCATTTGAACATGCTTATCAGTTGATTGATGAAGCAGCCCAAGCTTGGGCAAGAAAGCTGTAA
- the wecC gene encoding UDP-N-acetyl-D-mannosamine dehydrogenase, producing the protein MSFETISVVGLGYIGLPTAAMFASRKKKVIGVDVNQNAVDTINRGEIHIVEPDLDMLVSAAVQQGYLKAVTTPEVADAFLIAVPTPFLPIENDGDIPKPDLRYIEAASKAIAPVLKKGDLVILESTSPVGATEQMAKWLSEARSDLTFPQTHGESADVNVAHCPERVLPGHVVTELVQNDRVIGGMSKRCSERSVELYKTFVMGDCVITNARTAEMAKLTENSCRDVQIAFANELSMICDDLDIDVWELIALANRHPRINILQPGPGVGGHCIAVDPWFIVSKTPELAKLIKTARDVNDKKPEWVIDKVKIALAEFLQANPSKTAKDVTIACYGLAFKPDIDDLRESPALDITKSIADFHSGQVLAIEPNIEEIKHDNIKLVTIDESLTKTDIHVMLVDHKQFKKIRLTDSFVIDTKGIW; encoded by the coding sequence ATGTCTTTTGAAACAATTTCAGTTGTTGGTCTCGGTTACATCGGTTTGCCGACAGCAGCGATGTTTGCATCACGTAAGAAAAAAGTAATTGGTGTCGATGTAAACCAGAACGCTGTCGATACTATCAATCGCGGTGAAATCCATATTGTAGAACCCGATCTAGATATGTTAGTCAGCGCCGCTGTACAACAAGGTTACTTAAAAGCGGTGACGACTCCAGAGGTTGCTGATGCCTTTTTAATTGCAGTCCCAACACCATTTCTTCCAATAGAAAATGATGGTGATATTCCAAAGCCTGATTTGCGCTATATCGAAGCAGCATCAAAAGCAATTGCACCAGTACTTAAAAAAGGTGACTTAGTAATTTTAGAATCGACATCACCAGTCGGTGCTACCGAGCAAATGGCTAAATGGTTGAGTGAGGCTCGTTCTGATTTAACATTTCCTCAAACGCATGGTGAAAGTGCAGATGTTAATGTTGCGCATTGCCCTGAACGAGTTTTACCGGGCCATGTTGTCACCGAGCTTGTACAAAATGACCGGGTGATTGGCGGCATGAGTAAGCGTTGTTCCGAGCGAAGTGTAGAGCTTTATAAAACATTTGTGATGGGTGATTGTGTAATAACTAATGCACGTACAGCAGAAATGGCAAAGCTGACTGAAAACAGCTGTCGTGATGTTCAAATTGCTTTTGCAAACGAACTATCGATGATTTGTGATGATCTCGATATTGATGTGTGGGAGTTGATTGCTTTAGCAAACCGCCACCCTCGAATTAACATTCTACAACCTGGACCAGGGGTTGGTGGGCATTGCATCGCTGTTGATCCTTGGTTTATTGTTTCAAAAACACCAGAGCTAGCAAAGTTAATTAAAACTGCGCGTGATGTGAATGATAAAAAGCCTGAATGGGTCATTGATAAAGTTAAAATTGCATTGGCTGAATTTTTACAAGCGAACCCATCTAAAACCGCAAAAGATGTGACTATTGCTTGTTATGGTTTAGCATTTAAACCTGATATTGATGACTTGCGTGAAAGTCCTGCGTTAGATATTACAAAATCTATCGCAGATTTTCATTCAGGCCAAGTGTTAGCCATTGAACCTAATATTGAAGAAATTAAGCATGATAATATTAAACTAGTGACAATTGATGAGTCTCTAACAAAGACTGATATTCATGTGATGCTTGTGGATCATAAACAGTTTAAGAAGATTAGATTAACTGATTCATTTGTTATCGATACGAAGGGCATCTGGTAA
- the rfbB gene encoding dTDP-glucose 4,6-dehydratase, whose amino-acid sequence MKILVTGGAGFIGSAVIRHIIMNTSDSVINVDKLTYAGNLQSLVDVDSSKRYAFEQIDICNRSELDRVFAEHKPDAVMHLAAESHVDRSITGPAAFIETNIVGTYTLLEATREYWNTLEEGVKAEFRFHHISTDEVYGDLPHPDEVPEGTVLPMFLETTSYEPSSPYSASKASSDHLVRAWLRTYGLPTIVTNCSNNYGPYHFPEKLIPLVILNALEGKDLPIYGKGDQIRDWLFVEDHARALYKVVTEGKVGETYNIGGHNEKKNLEVVNTICEILDSLVPKESAYAEQITYVQDRPGHDRRYAIDSSKIQRELGWTPEETFETGLRKTVQWYLDNSAWCQNVQDGSYQRERLGVEIVEPKEGNE is encoded by the coding sequence ATGAAAATCCTCGTTACTGGCGGTGCTGGTTTTATCGGCTCAGCTGTTATTCGTCATATCATCATGAATACTTCAGACAGCGTGATCAACGTTGATAAGCTCACTTACGCAGGTAATTTACAGTCTCTTGTTGACGTGGATTCAAGCAAACGTTATGCGTTCGAGCAAATCGATATTTGCAATCGTTCAGAGCTTGACCGAGTGTTCGCTGAGCACAAACCCGATGCGGTAATGCACCTCGCGGCTGAATCACATGTTGACCGCTCAATCACAGGCCCTGCCGCATTCATCGAAACCAATATTGTTGGCACCTATACGCTGCTAGAAGCGACTCGCGAGTACTGGAATACGCTTGAAGAAGGTGTGAAAGCCGAGTTCCGTTTCCATCATATTTCTACCGATGAAGTGTATGGCGATCTCCCACATCCCGATGAAGTTCCAGAAGGTACAGTGCTGCCAATGTTTTTGGAGACAACCTCGTATGAGCCATCAAGCCCATACTCGGCGTCAAAAGCCTCGAGCGACCACTTAGTTCGTGCATGGTTGCGTACTTACGGACTGCCAACCATAGTAACCAACTGCTCAAACAACTACGGTCCTTATCACTTCCCTGAAAAATTGATCCCGTTAGTGATTCTTAATGCTCTAGAGGGTAAAGACCTTCCTATCTACGGAAAAGGCGATCAAATCCGTGACTGGCTGTTTGTTGAAGACCATGCGCGAGCGCTCTACAAAGTCGTGACCGAAGGTAAAGTGGGCGAGACCTACAATATTGGTGGTCATAACGAGAAGAAAAACCTTGAAGTTGTGAACACGATTTGTGAAATCCTAGACTCGTTAGTGCCGAAAGAGTCAGCGTATGCTGAGCAGATCACCTATGTGCAAGATCGCCCTGGGCATGATCGCCGTTACGCGATTGATTCATCTAAAATACAGCGTGAGCTAGGTTGGACGCCTGAGGAAACCTTTGAAACGGGCCTTCGCAAGACAGTGCAATGGTATCTAGACAACTCAGCGTGGTGTCAAAATGTGCAAGATGGCAGCTACCAACGTGAGCGTCTAGGTGTAGAAATTGTTGAACCAAAGGAAGGTAACGAATGA
- the ltrA gene encoding group II intron reverse transcriptase/maturase: MVVERRGSVRPSLSSAQLTINQEEAEVKTKQFNISKWQVVNAYKLVKANAGAAGVDNETLADFDRNLKGNLYKIWNRLASGTYFPPPVLAVAIPKKAGGERILGIPTVSDRIAQMVVKLTFEPQVESHFLPDSYGYRPKKSALDAIGVTRRRCWDYDWCLEFDIKALFDKIPHDLLMKAVDKHCTEKWVRLYIKRWLTAPMKMPDGELKARDMGTPQGGVISPVLANLFLHYVFDKWLHKHYRGIPWCRYADDGLVHCKSKEEAEHMLEVLRERFAECGLELHPEKTKIVYCKDGSRKGNHEHTSFDFLGYTFRRRLVKNTKRNSMFVSFTPAVSKVALKAMRRRIKTLKVRSRTDLNIAQISGWLNPMINGWIGYYGKYYRSSLYPVFRHINKALIRWARRKYKKLRRHKTRATLFLERIAKQNPWLFAHWRHGMRGSFA; this comes from the coding sequence ATGGTTGTGGAGCGAAGGGGTAGCGTTAGGCCGTCGTTAAGTTCTGCCCAACTGACAATAAATCAGGAGGAGGCAGAGGTTAAGACAAAACAATTCAACATTTCAAAATGGCAAGTAGTCAACGCATACAAGTTGGTGAAAGCAAATGCAGGCGCGGCAGGGGTTGATAATGAAACACTGGCCGATTTTGACAGGAACTTAAAAGGAAATCTCTATAAAATTTGGAACCGATTGGCATCGGGAACCTACTTCCCTCCGCCAGTACTGGCTGTAGCCATTCCAAAGAAAGCCGGAGGCGAGAGGATACTTGGTATACCAACCGTCAGTGACCGCATCGCACAGATGGTGGTCAAACTGACGTTTGAACCCCAAGTAGAATCGCACTTCTTGCCAGATTCGTATGGATACAGACCAAAGAAATCGGCTCTAGATGCTATAGGTGTAACTCGAAGACGGTGTTGGGACTATGACTGGTGCCTTGAGTTCGATATTAAGGCATTGTTTGATAAAATACCGCACGACCTATTGATGAAAGCAGTCGATAAACACTGCACAGAAAAGTGGGTAAGGTTATATATCAAACGTTGGTTAACAGCACCGATGAAAATGCCAGATGGAGAGTTGAAAGCAAGGGATATGGGAACACCTCAAGGAGGGGTAATCAGTCCTGTTCTCGCCAATCTCTTTTTACATTATGTCTTCGATAAATGGTTACACAAGCATTACCGCGGTATACCTTGGTGTCGATATGCGGATGATGGGCTGGTTCATTGCAAAAGCAAAGAAGAAGCCGAACACATGCTAGAGGTACTGAGAGAGCGCTTTGCTGAGTGTGGTCTAGAGTTGCATCCAGAAAAGACCAAAATAGTTTACTGCAAGGACGGAAGCCGAAAAGGCAATCATGAACACACAAGCTTCGACTTTCTTGGATATACATTCAGGCGTCGATTAGTGAAGAACACCAAGCGAAACAGTATGTTTGTAAGTTTCACGCCAGCGGTGAGTAAGGTTGCTTTGAAAGCGATGAGGCGGAGAATTAAAACGCTGAAGGTACGAAGCCGAACAGATCTCAACATCGCACAGATATCAGGTTGGTTAAATCCAATGATAAATGGCTGGATTGGGTACTATGGTAAGTACTATCGGTCGTCGCTATACCCAGTGTTTAGACACATCAACAAAGCTCTGATTAGGTGGGCGAGACGCAAATACAAAAAACTTCGTCGCCATAAGACTCGAGCAACGCTGTTCTTGGAAAGGATAGCTAAGCAGAATCCGTGGTTGTTTGCCCATTGGAGGCATGGAATGAGAGGATCGTTTGCCTAA
- a CDS encoding polysaccharide biosynthesis tyrosine autokinase, with the protein MTTQPSQQSHTDNSDEIDLGKLLGILLDAKWLIMLTTFAFAVFGIAFALLSTPIYKADALIQIEEKSSGGISSMVGDMGELFSQESSATTEVEIIKSRMILGETVDKFNLTTVTSPNYAPIVGKGFARLTGDINHIAVSRFILPSYASGYAHTIQILDAEQGTYQLVRDDERIILQGKVGELATADDYSLFVAGFESHNGFEFSIAKQSRLEAIEWLKKSLSLSEQGKQTGILKLSFEGENKQQISEILNHISQIYFLQNVKRNSAEAEKSLEFLESHLPGIKSELTGYEDVLNNYRQKNESIDLGLEAQSTLKVMVELEAQLNELTFKESEISQRFTKDHPAYKALLDKRKTLLGEKERLNKQVQKLPKTQREVLRMTRDVEVNQQIYIQLLNKVQELSIIKAGTVGNVRILDDAQAYARAVKPKKPLIVVLATLLGGMLSVAFVLVKAAFHRGVENPDQIEQIGLPVYAAVPKSDLQIELTNRFKSKKMQTKGTQALLAESNPADLSVEALRGLRTSLHFAMLEAKNNILMISGPAPGIGKSFISTNFAAVAAKTGQKVLLIDTDMRKGYLQQSFGVKWDNGLSDVLSSKQEFAQSVKTTPVENLDIITRGQVPPNPSELLMHPRFAELMEWASKEYDLVIVDTPPVLAVTDPSIVGAFAGTTLMVARYGQNTIKEIDVARNRFEQSGIEVKGVIFNAIEKKASSSYGYGYYNYVYSSDKK; encoded by the coding sequence ATGACAACACAACCATCTCAGCAATCGCATACAGATAACTCTGATGAGATCGATTTAGGAAAACTGCTTGGCATTCTACTGGACGCTAAATGGCTAATCATGCTGACCACATTTGCTTTTGCTGTGTTTGGTATTGCTTTTGCTCTGCTTTCAACGCCGATATACAAAGCGGATGCACTGATTCAAATTGAAGAGAAAAGCTCTGGCGGCATTTCATCGATGGTCGGTGACATGGGCGAATTGTTCTCTCAAGAATCTTCTGCGACGACGGAAGTTGAGATCATCAAATCTCGTATGATCTTGGGCGAAACGGTTGATAAATTCAATTTAACCACCGTAACCTCTCCAAACTACGCACCGATCGTGGGTAAAGGTTTTGCTCGCTTAACTGGCGACATCAACCATATCGCCGTGAGCCGCTTTATTTTGCCAAGTTATGCGAGCGGTTATGCACACACGATCCAGATCCTCGATGCTGAGCAGGGTACTTACCAATTAGTTCGTGATGATGAGCGCATTATCTTGCAAGGCAAAGTGGGTGAGCTAGCAACAGCAGACGACTACAGCTTGTTTGTGGCTGGTTTTGAATCACACAATGGTTTCGAGTTCTCTATTGCGAAACAAAGCCGACTAGAAGCGATCGAATGGCTGAAAAAATCGTTGTCTTTGTCTGAGCAAGGCAAGCAGACTGGCATTTTGAAGCTGAGCTTTGAAGGTGAAAACAAGCAGCAGATCTCTGAAATTCTTAATCACATTAGTCAGATCTACTTTTTACAGAACGTGAAGCGTAACTCAGCAGAAGCAGAGAAGAGCCTAGAGTTCCTAGAAAGCCACCTTCCAGGTATTAAATCTGAGCTAACTGGCTATGAAGACGTACTAAACAATTACCGCCAAAAGAACGAATCGATCGACTTGGGTTTAGAAGCACAATCAACCTTGAAGGTAATGGTAGAGCTTGAAGCGCAATTGAATGAACTGACGTTTAAAGAGAGTGAAATCAGTCAACGCTTCACTAAAGATCACCCAGCATACAAAGCTCTGCTTGATAAGCGTAAAACACTATTAGGTGAGAAAGAACGCCTAAACAAACAAGTACAAAAGCTACCAAAAACACAACGTGAAGTACTGCGTATGACACGTGATGTTGAAGTAAACCAACAAATCTACATCCAGTTACTAAACAAGGTTCAAGAGCTAAGCATTATTAAAGCCGGCACGGTCGGTAACGTTCGTATTCTGGATGATGCACAAGCGTATGCTCGTGCAGTAAAACCTAAGAAGCCTCTCATTGTTGTATTAGCAACGCTATTAGGTGGCATGCTAAGTGTCGCGTTTGTGTTAGTAAAAGCAGCGTTCCACCGTGGTGTTGAAAACCCAGACCAAATTGAACAAATTGGCTTGCCAGTATATGCGGCGGTACCAAAATCTGATTTACAAATCGAGCTGACCAACCGCTTTAAATCGAAGAAGATGCAAACCAAGGGGACTCAAGCACTGCTTGCCGAATCGAACCCTGCGGATCTTTCTGTTGAAGCACTGCGTGGCCTTCGCACCAGCTTGCACTTTGCAATGCTCGAAGCGAAAAACAATATCTTGATGATCTCTGGCCCTGCGCCAGGTATTGGTAAATCTTTTATCTCGACCAACTTTGCCGCAGTAGCCGCAAAAACAGGCCAGAAGGTGCTATTGATTGATACGGATATGCGTAAAGGTTACCTACAACAAAGCTTTGGTGTGAAATGGGACAACGGCCTTTCTGATGTATTAAGCAGCAAGCAAGAGTTCGCTCAATCAGTAAAAACGACACCAGTAGAAAACCTCGATATCATTACTCGTGGCCAAGTGCCACCCAACCCATCTGAACTGCTGATGCACCCACGCTTTGCCGAGCTTATGGAATGGGCATCAAAAGAGTATGATTTGGTGATTGTCGATACCCCACCAGTTCTTGCGGTAACCGACCCAAGCATCGTCGGCGCCTTCGCTGGCACCACACTAATGGTGGCGCGCTACGGTCAAAACACCATTAAAGAGATCGATGTGGCTCGCAACCGTTTCGAACAATCGGGTATCGAAGTGAAAGGCGTTATCTTCAATGCCATCGAGAAGAAAGCATCAAGCTCGTATGGCTATGGCTACTACAACTACGTATATTCGAGCGACAAGAAATAA